In Salvia miltiorrhiza mitochondrion, complete genome, the following are encoded in one genomic region:
- the orf109b gene encoding hypothetical protein, giving the protein MLKVALELLCNVTAFPFFRVVEGFPVFRCSVILKRGKCGEFSSHSDPESGSTVPAKPEESIAKEIRPYLPSVEMRSPERGKAHPFSSKRIASFENPSGSLYRWGALKGP; this is encoded by the coding sequence ATGCTAAAGGTTGCTTTAGAGCTGCTTTGTAACGTAACGGCTTTCCCGTTTTTCCGCGTTGTAGAGGGTTTCCCTGTTTTCCGTTGTAGCGTGATTCTGAAGAGAGGCAAGTGTGGAGAATTTTCTAGTCATAGTGACCCGGAAAGCGGTTCAACAGTTCCAGCTAAGCCGGAAGAATCAATAGCAAAGGAGATCAGACCGTATCTTCCTAGCGTGGAGATGAGATCTCCGGAAAGGGGAAAGGCTCATCCATTTTCATCTAAAAGAATCGCCAGTTTTGAGAACCCTTCGGGGTCTCTCTATCGTTGGGGGGCCTTGAAAGGGCCTTAA
- the orf111b gene encoding hypothetical protein, with translation MYSAQRFVTFQAPKRRFLLGQISDIEGLGDRIYPGVDPLLILWRFLLWDTQDLLILLYVLSIKVSSLRNYQIMLKKRLYTAQQDLLTKMIIIQNTFKVDLRKEVFQAISSK, from the coding sequence ATGTATTCAGCTCAAAGATTCGTGACTTTCCAGGCTCCCAAACGAAGGTTTTTATTGGGCCAAATTAGCGATATAGAGGGTTTGGGCGACAGGATCTATCCGGGCGTCGATCCGCTTCTGATTTTATGGCGTTTTCTCCTCTGGGATACCCAGGATCTTCTGATCCTATTGTACGTGCTAAGCATAAAAGTGTCTTCACTTCGAAATTATCAAATCATGCTTAAAAAGCGGCTTTACACCGCTCAACAAGACCTTCTCACGAAAATGATTATTATACAAAATACTTTCAAAGTAGACCTCCGAAAAGAGGTATTCCAGGCTATTTCATCAAAATAA
- the orf99c gene encoding hypothetical protein: MGLVSRLGVSFSPQKWLISKTGCFEFAKRFVVKGCQLNLSPVSMQALHTARSTVAICQIAEKYRVCNPRILFRLKGAGYRVMARLYSSYRTRSWVGREY, translated from the coding sequence ATGGGTTTAGTCTCCCGTTTAGGAGTATCGTTTTCTCCCCAGAAATGGTTGATTTCGAAGACGGGGTGTTTTGAGTTTGCAAAGAGATTTGTTGTGAAGGGTTGCCAACTCAATCTTTCGCCGGTTTCAATGCAAGCTTTGCACACAGCCCGCTCAACAGTGGCTATCTGCCAGATAGCTGAGAAGTATCGTGTTTGCAATCCACGTATACTTTTCCGCTTGAAGGGTGCTGGCTACCGTGTGATGGCTCGCCTATATTCCTCCTATAGAACCCGTTCTTGGGTGGGTCGCGAGTACTAA
- the orf139 gene encoding hypothetical protein, whose product MQSCSYRQRGYSRPAMQFVLHGDIILPPYKWRFFTSFLHPTLILYLILPTLVMDMNPVFNRLSAIPAEIAQVQYDLERSYRGLNRRYTRRRVDEDEDRRQRIISAARERIVNLEGRQQALRAEQQELIVLAVTHATLGD is encoded by the coding sequence ATGCAAAGTTGTTCATACAGGCAGCGTGGTTATAGTAGGCCAGCCATGCAATTCGTACTGCATGGCGATATTATTCTACCACCCTATAAATGGAGGTTTTTTACTTCATTCCTTCACCCCACTCTCATCCTTTATCTTATCTTACCAACCCTAGTCATGGATATGAATCCAGTGTTCAACAGGCTCTCTGCCATTCCGGCCGAAATTGCACAAGTGCAATATGATCTCGAAAGGAGCTATAGAGGGCTAAATCGCCGCTATACGAGAAGAAGAGTTGATGAGGATGAGGATCGGAGACAAAGGATCATTTCCGCTGCCAGAGAGCGTATCGTGAATTTGGAGGGGAGGCAGCAAGCGCTGCGGGCGGAGCAGCAAGAACTCATAGTGCTGGCTGTCACCCACGCCACCCTCGGTGACTAG
- the orf107d gene encoding hypothetical protein, producing MKKAQEINWSKYQIDIEGVMTLSSLSMKIFRQNSLNDQTFHIHIPTRNQDTFIRRGYYVDVYKPYGENLYYYDVNSLYPFIMKSYPMPLLRRNWWKKSIQPNRELII from the coding sequence ATGAAGAAGGCTCAAGAGATTAATTGGTCTAAATACCAGATTGATATCGAGGGTGTGATGACATTATCTTCGCTTTCCATGAAAATCTTTCGTCAGAATTCTTTGAATGATCAAACCTTTCACATCCATATACCTACTAGAAACCAAGACACTTTTATTAGGCGTGGGTATTATGTTGATGTATATAAGCCCTATGGTGAGAATCTTTACTACTATGATGTGAACTCTTTATATCCTTTTATTATGAAATCCTATCCGATGCCACTTTTAAGAAGAAATTGGTGGAAAAAATCAATACAACCAAATAGAGAACTAATAATATAA
- the orf129b gene encoding hypothetical protein, with product MLPDLVVTYAINILSPYLFLLPPFISLLAMWRVSRLRGPTLTLDNYQEKVNESISDTFKEQLDTQVLKPLFQQEGIRLPRGTQSIDLLDRLVEADPFNLDWLTTIYQSLETLGSTSPYFQQILVLGGLG from the coding sequence ATGCTACCCGATCTTGTAGTTACCTATGCAATCAACATCTTATCACCATATCTGTTCCTACTTCCTCCTTTTATTTCCTTGCTAGCAATGTGGAGGGTCTCTCGCTTGAGAGGCCCCACGCTAACTCTAGACAACTATCAAGAGAAAGTGAACGAAAGTATTTCTGATACTTTCAAAGAGCAGCTAGATACTCAAGTATTAAAGCCGTTATTTCAGCAGGAGGGAATACGACTTCCTCGCGGAACTCAATCTATAGATTTGTTAGATCGATTGGTTGAAGCCGACCCATTTAATCTGGATTGGTTAACCACAATCTACCAAAGTTTGGAGACGCTTGGAAGTACGAGTCCTTACTTTCAACAAATCCTAGTTTTAGGAGGGTTAGGTTAA
- the atp6 gene encoding ATPase subunit 6 translates to MAENAAEIPPQEAFKDFVDEEREALDKNQADDRPIERDEREIEFLNQVAQDLRRRGPLSVYITQILGGGRSPLDQFAIVPFYPLQIGKLYFSFTNASFFLLLILSFVLFLFHLVTQKGGGKLVGNACQSVLELIYDFVPNLVNEQIGGLSGNVKQKYFPCISVTFTFSLFRNLQGMIPYSFTVTSHFLVTLGLSFSLFIGITIVGFAKNGLHFLSFSLPAGVPLPLAPFLVLLELIPHCFRALSLGIRLFANMMAGHSLVKILSGFAWTMLCMNDLFYFIGSTGPFFIVLALTGLELGVAILQAYVFTILICIYLNDAINLH, encoded by the coding sequence TTGGCGGAAAACGCCGCCGAAATTCCCCCCCAAGAAGCCTTTAAAGACTTCGTTGACGAAGAACGTGAGGCTCTAGACAAGAACCAGGCCGACGATCGCCCCATCGAAAGAGATGAGCGGGAAATCGAATTTCTGAATCAAGTTGCACAAGATCTCAGAAGACGTGGTCCTCTATCTGTCTATATAACACAGATATTAGGGGGGGGAAGGAGCCCCCTTGATCAATTTGCCATTGTACCCTTTTATCCTCTTCAAATTGGAAAGTTGTATTTCTCATTCACAAATGCATCTTTCTTTCTTCTATTAATTCTCTCATTTGTCCTATTTCTTTTTCATTTAGTGACTCAAAAGGGAGGAGGAAAGTTAGTAGGAAATGCTTGTCAATCCGTGTTAGAGCTTATTTATGATTTTGTGCCGAACCTGGTAAACGAACAAATAGGTGGTCTTTCTGGCAATGTGAAACAAAAGTATTTCCCTTGCATCTCGGTTACTTTTACTTTTTCGTTATTTCGTAATCTGCAGGGTATGATACCTTATAGCTTCACAGTAACAAGTCATTTTCTCGTTACTTTGGGTCTCTCATTTTCTCTTTTTATTGGCATTACTATAGTGGGATTTGCAAAGAATGGTCTTCATTTTTTAAGCTTCTCATTACCCGCAGGAGTCCCACTTCCCTTAGCCCCTTTTTTAGTACTCCTTGAGCTAATCCCTCATTGTTTTCGCGCATTAAGCTTAGGAATACGTTTATTTGCTAATATGATGGCCGGTCATAGTTTAGTAAAGATTTTAAGTGGGTTCGCTTGGACTATGCTATGTATGAATGATCTTTTTTATTTCATAGGGTCTACAGGTCCTTTCTTTATAGTTCTTGCATTAACTGGTCTTGAATTAGGCGTAGCTATATTACAAGCTTATGTTTTTACGATCTTAATCTGTATTTACTTGAATGATGCTATAAATCTGCATTAA
- the orf103a gene encoding hypothetical protein, protein MEQLIADFVSRMGLALPVAILVAVRAGRMIHQMNSLHIEPQITEVTRGVLKDKIVDQLSILLRVYKDTTEGVSLPTGVNLQEVAEHLLFVDQRVNLLHNIYFF, encoded by the coding sequence ATGGAGCAACTCATTGCTGATTTCGTTTCTAGGATGGGTTTGGCTCTGCCTGTGGCTATTCTTGTAGCCGTTAGGGCTGGCCGAATGATCCATCAAATGAATAGTCTTCATATAGAACCCCAAATTACGGAAGTAACGAGGGGTGTTCTTAAAGACAAAATAGTGGATCAACTCTCAATTCTTTTGAGAGTCTATAAAGATACAACTGAGGGTGTAAGCTTACCAACAGGAGTAAATCTCCAAGAGGTAGCCGAACATCTTTTGTTTGTAGACCAAAGAGTGAACCTTCTACACAATATTTATTTCTTTTGA